Part of the Thermococcus barossii genome is shown below.
CTGGGTTCCTTCACGGCTCTCGCGATACTCGGAAAGCTGTTCTACCTCAGGTTCCTCCTGACCTTCGATGAAACAGAAACGTCCAGTCAGGGTTTTAAGAGGGAGGGCGGACTTCCAAGGCGGGAGTGAGACTGAATGACAGAACGAAAAAAGCTCAAAATCTCGGCCCCCTGCAACCCCCTTTCTGAGGTGAGTTAAATGAAAAAGCTCAAAATCTACATCCCGGGCATCAAATTCCCCTCGCAGGACCGGGGGGTTTCACCCCCCACGTCCTTGCCAACCTCCTCCCCCCGAACGTGGGGCTTCGCCCCACATGAATCGGGAAACTACGTTTCCCGGTCCCTTCCTCATCTTTTAAACACCGGAGGGGGCTTCGCCCCCTGCAACCCCCTTTCTGAGGTGAGTTAAATGAAAAAGCTCAAAATCTACATCCCGGGCATCAAATTCCCCTCTATCTCACTCACGGGCAACTACTGCGCGCTGAACTGCGCCCACTGCGGAAGACACTACCTTGAGGGAATGAAAAAGCCAACCAGGAGGGAACTCCTGGATTTCTGCGTTAACCTGGAGCGCTCGGGTGGACTGGGATGTCTCCTCAGCGGAGGGATGGACTCCAGGCTCAAGGTTCCCATTGATAAGTACCTCGACGAACTGAGGGAGATAAAGAAACGGACGAACCTAAAGCTCAACGCCCACGTCGGCTTCATAGACGAGAGCGATTTAGAGTGGCTGAGATACGTTGACGTTGTTTCCCTCGACTTCGTGAGTGATGATGATGTGATAAGGCGCGTTTACAGGGTAGACAGAACCGTCAGGGACTACCTCAGAATCCTCGACCTGCTCACAGAAACCGGGGTGAGGGTGGCGCCTCACATAACGATAGGCCTTGACTTCGGCAGAATCGGCTGGGAGTACAGGGCGATAGACCTGCTGGTGGAATACCCAATAGACGTCCTCGTGCTGGATGTACTCATCCCGACGAAGGGAACGGAGATGGAGAACGTCCCGAAGCCTTCAGTCGAGGAGAGCTGGGAGGTTGTCAGGTACGCGAGGGAGCGCTTTGAGGGGGAGCTGAGCATAGGCTGTATGAGGCCCATGGGGAAGTGGAGGCTTGACTTCGACAGGGGGGCAGTTCTGGCAGGTGTTGACAGGCTGACGAACCCTCCAAGAAAGGTTATCGAATGGGCGAAGACGGTGAGGGAAGTCGAGATAATCTACGAGTGCTGCGTGATGTAGGGCTCACCTTTCCTCGCGTCATCATGAAAATCAGAAAGGAGAACGCCGATCATCGCCCCGGCCTTCACAGCTCCTCCTTAACCGTAACGAAGGACACCATCGTAACAGTCTGTCCGACACCCTTTATCTCCCTGAGCCTGTCCACGACTATCTTTCCGACTTCCTCCGAGCTGGGGGCGCGGACCTTTATTAGCAGGTCCCATTCACCGGCTATTATGTGGACCTCATAGACGCCCTCGAGGGCCGCTATCCTCTCGGCCAC
Proteins encoded:
- a CDS encoding radical SAM protein, translating into MKKLKIYIPGIKFPSISLTGNYCALNCAHCGRHYLEGMKKPTRRELLDFCVNLERSGGLGCLLSGGMDSRLKVPIDKYLDELREIKKRTNLKLNAHVGFIDESDLEWLRYVDVVSLDFVSDDDVIRRVYRVDRTVRDYLRILDLLTETGVRVAPHITIGLDFGRIGWEYRAIDLLVEYPIDVLVLDVLIPTKGTEMENVPKPSVEESWEVVRYARERFEGELSIGCMRPMGKWRLDFDRGAVLAGVDRLTNPPRKVIEWAKTVREVEIIYECCVM